From a region of the Fischerella sp. JS2 genome:
- the hemJ gene encoding protoporphyrinogen oxidase HemJ, producing MAYSWFKAFHIIGVVVWFAGLFYLVRLFIYHIEAEQEPEPAKTILKNQYQIMEKRLYNIITTPGMLVTVACAIGLLVTQPEFLKQTWLHYKLGFVALLLVYHHYCARLMKQLAENRCKWTSKQMRAMNEAPTVLLVVIVMLVVFKNSLPTDLTAWVIFGLVVLMAVTIQLYAKKRRLDKEKQLAEMTQIPQQQA from the coding sequence ATGGCTTATTCTTGGTTTAAAGCATTTCATATAATCGGCGTTGTCGTTTGGTTCGCTGGGTTATTTTATTTAGTGCGTCTTTTCATCTATCACATCGAAGCTGAACAAGAACCAGAACCAGCAAAGACGATACTAAAAAATCAGTATCAAATCATGGAAAAGCGCCTCTACAACATTATCACCACTCCGGGAATGCTGGTGACTGTGGCGTGTGCAATTGGGTTACTGGTGACGCAACCAGAGTTTTTAAAACAAACTTGGTTACACTATAAACTCGGATTTGTGGCACTTTTACTTGTTTATCATCATTACTGCGCTCGTTTGATGAAACAGTTGGCAGAAAATAGATGCAAATGGACAAGCAAACAGATGCGTGCCATGAATGAAGCACCAACTGTTTTACTGGTGGTGATTGTGATGTTGGTTGTCTTTAAAAATAGTTTGCCTACAGATTTGACTGCTTGGGTTATTTTTGGCTTGGTTGTGCTGATGGCGGTGACTATTCAGCTTTATGCTAAAAAGCGCAGACTTGATAAAGAGAAGCAATTAGCAGAAATGACACAGATTCCTCAGCAGCAAGCTTAG
- a CDS encoding GAF domain-containing protein, translating to MPYLIYAPDTPNERVYELKQGFNTLGRKIDNTIVLLEETVSRYHAQIHVSPNGVMIKDCGSRNHTFVNQVKITVSQLRDGDAIACGQLQLKFVHSLKKSQSKPVGDNKELLSEHLKQIPLPQNESQLQNLVAHKPSDDSIIKLKSRNTQQQTVNKLKILLEVSKQLCLPDEPEQLLHKILDLLFQIMSIDHAVILLVDEKSQQLEPKATKFREDLVGYQQLYSRKIVNLAYESGDAIITQDARHDQRFNDSFSVVREAIQNCMCVPLKTYTQVIGVLYVDNLSPSVTYTDEDLEFLSALANQAAAAIHMSGEFYKREQKLKQEVLDLKIQIDQAKKESDIAEIVNLDYFQRLQEYAEQFRNKDNLT from the coding sequence GTGCCGTACTTAATCTACGCTCCTGACACACCAAATGAGAGAGTTTATGAGTTGAAACAAGGATTTAATACCCTTGGTCGTAAAATTGATAATACTATTGTCTTGTTGGAAGAAACCGTATCTCGTTACCACGCGCAGATTCATGTCAGCCCCAATGGAGTAATGATTAAAGACTGTGGTAGTCGTAATCATACTTTTGTTAATCAAGTAAAAATTACTGTCTCTCAACTCCGTGATGGCGATGCGATCGCTTGTGGTCAACTCCAGTTAAAGTTTGTTCATTCCTTGAAGAAATCTCAGTCAAAGCCTGTCGGAGACAATAAGGAATTATTAAGCGAACATTTAAAACAAATTCCTCTGCCCCAAAATGAATCTCAACTTCAGAATTTGGTGGCGCACAAGCCTAGCGATGACTCAATTATCAAGTTGAAGTCTCGCAATACTCAGCAACAAACAGTCAACAAACTCAAAATTCTCTTAGAAGTCAGCAAACAACTTTGTTTGCCTGACGAACCCGAACAACTTCTGCACAAGATCCTTGATCTACTATTTCAAATTATGAGCATCGATCACGCGGTGATTCTCTTGGTCGATGAAAAGTCTCAACAACTCGAACCAAAAGCCACTAAGTTCAGGGAGGATCTTGTTGGTTATCAACAGCTTTACAGTCGCAAAATTGTCAATCTCGCTTATGAAAGCGGGGATGCAATTATCACTCAGGATGCTAGACACGATCAGCGATTTAACGATTCTTTCTCGGTTGTCCGAGAAGCAATTCAGAATTGTATGTGTGTACCTCTCAAAACCTATACGCAAGTTATTGGGGTGTTATACGTCGATAATTTATCTCCTTCTGTCACCTATACCGATGAAGATTTAGAGTTTTTAAGTGCTTTGGCTAACCAAGCCGCAGCAGCAATTCACATGTCTGGCGAATTTTACAAACGAGAACAAAAGCTCAAACAAGAAGTATTAGACTTAAAAATTCAAATTGACCAAGCAAAAAAAGAAAGCGATATTGCTGAGATTGTGAACCTCGATTATTTTCAAAGGTTGCAGGAATACGCTGAGCAGTTTAGAAACAAAGATAATCTTACTTGA
- a CDS encoding alpha/beta fold hydrolase produces the protein MSITEHKITVDSQEWFYRLAEPIGRTDLLPVLLVHGLVSQSYSWRKILPALAQQGTKAIAPDWIGFGFSSKPEKRNFAYTPDAFITALEGLVKALELERFSLVVQGFLGSVGLQYALRHPEQIANIAIINTPISGTAQLPWKIQQMGLPLAGEMMTQDPLLVDRTLEGGSRYVIPDKDLDVYRQPFLKTSAAGRALLSTIRNLQLAKAMTEIETGFKDWQQPILIQWGVIDPWLNVDMAENFAKAVPNAELVKLNNVGHYPQEHYHETILQDLLPFVRRAESS, from the coding sequence ATGTCCATAACAGAACATAAAATTACCGTAGATTCACAAGAATGGTTTTACAGATTAGCAGAACCAATTGGTAGAACTGATTTATTACCAGTTTTGTTAGTACATGGTTTAGTCTCGCAGAGTTACAGTTGGCGTAAAATTTTACCTGCATTAGCACAACAAGGAACAAAAGCGATCGCACCAGATTGGATTGGTTTTGGATTTTCCTCTAAACCTGAAAAAAGAAATTTTGCTTATACTCCCGATGCATTTATTACAGCTTTAGAAGGATTAGTTAAAGCGTTAGAATTAGAACGTTTTTCTTTAGTTGTACAAGGTTTTTTAGGTTCTGTAGGGTTGCAATATGCCTTACGTCATCCAGAACAAATTGCCAATATTGCTATCATCAATACACCAATTTCTGGCACTGCTCAATTACCTTGGAAAATTCAACAAATGGGTCTACCTTTAGCAGGTGAAATGATGACCCAAGACCCCTTATTAGTAGACCGAACTTTAGAAGGTGGTAGCCGTTATGTCATCCCTGACAAAGATTTAGACGTTTACCGTCAACCATTTTTGAAAACATCTGCTGCTGGACGCGCCCTTCTGTCAACAATTCGCAATTTACAACTAGCAAAAGCCATGACAGAAATCGAAACTGGTTTCAAAGATTGGCAACAACCAATATTAATTCAATGGGGAGTGATTGATCCTTGGTTGAATGTAGATATGGCAGAAAATTTTGCTAAAGCTGTACCAAATGCAGAATTAGTCAAATTAAATAATGTTGGGCATTATCCACAGGAGCATTACCACGAAACTATTTTGCAAGATTTGTTGCCCTTTGTGCGTCGTGCTGAGTCTAGTTGA
- a CDS encoding FAD-dependent oxidoreductase: protein MNVVIIGCGAVGAAIAYELSLVKGLNITVFDKQPPAQAATGSALGVLMGIISHKIKGKAWQLRQISIQRYESLIPELEELTNSKIPFNRQGIVMLLMKNADASVSDEEISRWEKLTKIRHTQGYQLEIWDTAKLQNFCPQVEDKNIITAVYSPQDRQLDPTALTLALVTAAQKNGVTFKFGVNVLGITPSVSRQEGHFCQQLETTEGKIAADWFVIAAGLGSSPLAAQLNYSVDIRPVLGQALQLRLGYSLGNPDFQPVITGNDVHIVPVGNGNYWVGATVEFPTNGNHEITPDLELLESVKQQAIALCPDLAKATTIRTWSGLRPRPQARPAPIIEKLSGFSNVLLATGHYRNGILLAPATADAIREMIISN, encoded by the coding sequence ATGAATGTTGTTATTATCGGCTGTGGTGCAGTTGGAGCTGCGATCGCCTATGAACTTAGTCTAGTCAAAGGGCTAAATATTACAGTTTTCGATAAACAACCACCCGCACAAGCTGCTACAGGGTCAGCGTTGGGCGTTTTAATGGGTATTATCAGTCATAAGATCAAAGGCAAAGCTTGGCAACTGCGTCAAATTAGCATTCAACGCTACGAAAGCCTAATTCCAGAACTAGAGGAACTCACAAATAGCAAGATTCCTTTTAACCGTCAAGGAATTGTCATGCTATTGATGAAGAACGCAGATGCTTCTGTATCAGATGAAGAAATCTCACGCTGGGAAAAACTAACCAAAATTCGCCACACTCAAGGATACCAGCTAGAGATTTGGGATACTGCTAAACTACAAAATTTCTGTCCCCAGGTAGAAGATAAAAATATTATTACTGCTGTCTATTCTCCTCAAGATCGCCAACTAGACCCGACAGCACTGACATTGGCTTTAGTTACAGCCGCCCAAAAGAACGGTGTAACTTTTAAATTTGGCGTGAATGTTTTGGGGATAACCCCATCCGTAAGCAGGCAGGAGGGACACTTTTGCCAGCAATTAGAAACAACAGAGGGGAAAATAGCAGCAGATTGGTTTGTAATTGCTGCTGGACTTGGTTCATCACCATTAGCAGCACAATTAAACTATTCGGTTGATATTCGTCCTGTACTAGGACAAGCTTTACAACTACGATTAGGATACTCTTTGGGTAATCCCGATTTTCAGCCAGTCATCACTGGTAATGATGTGCATATAGTTCCTGTGGGTAATGGAAATTACTGGGTAGGTGCAACGGTTGAGTTTCCCACAAATGGCAATCATGAGATAACACCCGACCTAGAATTGCTTGAGTCTGTAAAACAACAAGCGATCGCCTTATGTCCTGATTTAGCAAAAGCCACCACTATCCGCACTTGGTCTGGTTTGCGTCCCCGCCCTCAAGCACGTCCCGCCCCTATCATAGAGAAATTATCAGGCTTTAGTAACGTCCTGCTTGCTACCGGACACTATCGTAATGGCATTTTACTTGCACCCGCCACTGCTGACGCAATTCGTGAGATGATTATCTCTAATTAG
- the psbQ gene encoding photosystem II protein PsbQ, producing the protein MARQRSLLSLVLVLLATFLISCGGPSVATAPPTYTPTQIEKIQGYLPKIEAVRDRSDELKELIQDNNWVNVGNFIHGPMTEARLNMTYIIPNLLPQDQPKARQVAREMFNHLVQIDQATESANSLKALSNTKAAFADIDNFLNLLPEASTSAEAG; encoded by the coding sequence ATGGCGCGTCAACGCTCACTCTTGTCACTAGTTCTAGTTCTTTTAGCAACATTTCTGATCAGCTGTGGTGGTCCTAGTGTAGCTACAGCACCTCCAACTTATACCCCCACACAGATCGAGAAAATTCAGGGATACCTGCCTAAAATCGAAGCTGTGCGCGATCGCTCTGATGAACTCAAAGAGCTGATCCAAGATAACAATTGGGTAAATGTTGGTAATTTTATCCACGGTCCTATGACAGAAGCAAGGCTAAACATGACTTACATCATTCCTAACCTTCTGCCTCAAGATCAACCAAAAGCGCGTCAAGTGGCGCGAGAAATGTTTAACCATCTGGTTCAAATCGATCAAGCCACTGAATCTGCCAATTCTCTCAAAGCTTTGAGTAATACCAAGGCTGCATTTGCAGATATTGACAATTTCCTGAATTTGCTTCCAGAAGCTAGCACTTCAGCAGAAGCTGGTTAG
- a CDS encoding FAD-dependent oxidoreductase, producing the protein MSRLMEAQQKTRNGNHAIVIGSGMAGLLSARILTEHFERVTVVERDRLPQQPEIRQGVPQANHVHALLTQGYRILEDLFPGIEEKLIAAGAPCVNWAIESCFFHAWGCAKRSSSDLITHTCSRPFLEWVVRGYLSSDRQVEFLSATQVKGLLTDATNSRVTGIKLRCLDDAQPQELTSDLVVDASGRNSQLPKWLEEIGYQSPSETVINSFLGYSTCWYESPENLQADWKVLYVTSKPPDDKRGGAIFPVEGNRWGVILVGISRDYPPTDETGFMEFARNLRTPEIYEFLKDAKPVSSIYGYRRTENCWRHYEKLAHIPDGLVAIGDAVCSFNPVYGQGMTTAALGALSLQDCLQKQYQNQHNLTGLTKRFQKQLAKVLETPWLMATSEDFRWETTEGGKPDRLTRLMHQYMDRLLQLSVSDPDIYRSFLAVMHMTKQPASLFAPNLLLRVLKNVGTK; encoded by the coding sequence ATGTCTAGGCTCATGGAGGCACAGCAAAAAACTCGCAATGGCAATCATGCTATTGTCATTGGTAGTGGAATGGCCGGACTGTTGAGTGCAAGAATTTTAACTGAACACTTTGAACGTGTCACCGTAGTAGAACGCGATCGCTTACCACAACAGCCAGAAATACGTCAGGGAGTTCCTCAAGCAAATCACGTCCATGCATTACTAACTCAAGGGTATCGCATTCTAGAAGACTTATTTCCTGGGATTGAAGAGAAACTAATTGCAGCAGGTGCGCCTTGTGTAAACTGGGCAATAGAATCATGTTTTTTTCATGCATGGGGTTGTGCAAAGCGTAGTTCTTCAGACTTAATTACTCATACTTGCAGTCGTCCTTTTCTGGAGTGGGTAGTTCGTGGTTATCTGAGTAGCGATCGCCAGGTGGAATTTTTATCAGCAACTCAGGTAAAAGGTTTACTAACTGATGCAACTAATTCTAGGGTGACAGGAATAAAACTACGTTGTCTTGATGATGCACAACCACAGGAACTAACATCAGATTTAGTTGTTGATGCTAGTGGACGTAACTCTCAGTTACCCAAGTGGTTGGAGGAAATTGGCTATCAATCTCCTAGTGAAACCGTAATTAATTCCTTTTTAGGTTACAGTACTTGTTGGTACGAATCACCAGAGAATTTACAAGCAGATTGGAAGGTGCTTTACGTAACTTCCAAACCACCTGATGACAAACGGGGTGGAGCAATATTTCCAGTAGAAGGTAATCGCTGGGGTGTAATTTTGGTTGGTATCAGCCGAGACTATCCACCGACTGATGAAACTGGGTTTATGGAATTTGCGCGCAATCTCCGTACTCCCGAAATTTATGAATTCCTCAAAGACGCTAAACCCGTTTCTTCAATCTATGGTTATCGACGTACAGAAAATTGCTGGCGTCATTACGAAAAGCTTGCTCACATACCAGATGGTTTGGTAGCAATTGGTGATGCTGTGTGTAGTTTTAATCCTGTTTATGGTCAAGGAATGACAACTGCTGCTTTAGGGGCGCTAAGTTTGCAAGACTGCTTACAAAAACAGTATCAAAACCAACACAATCTCACAGGATTAACAAAACGTTTCCAAAAGCAACTTGCAAAAGTTTTAGAAACTCCTTGGTTGATGGCAACAAGTGAAGATTTTCGTTGGGAAACTACCGAAGGTGGAAAACCAGACCGACTTACCCGACTGATGCATCAATATATGGATAGATTATTACAGCTTTCGGTTAGTGACCCTGATATTTACCGGAGTTTTTTGGCAGTGATGCACATGACTAAGCAGCCAGCATCACTGTTTGCACCAAATCTTTTGCTGCGAGTGTTAAAAAATGTTGGCACAAAGTAA
- a CDS encoding type II toxin-antitoxin system HicB family antitoxin yields the protein MSKFKYQMLIQWSVEDNCFLVGFPDFPGQRWRTHGDIYEEAVTNGIEALESLIMAYEATNEPLPQPTVYQVA from the coding sequence ATGAGTAAATTTAAGTATCAAATGTTAATTCAATGGTCTGTTGAAGACAACTGCTTCTTAGTTGGATTTCCTGATTTTCCCGGACAGCGTTGGCGCACTCATGGCGATATTTATGAGGAGGCTGTGACAAACGGTATTGAAGCCTTAGAATCCCTAATTATGGCTTACGAAGCCACAAATGAACCGCTTCCACAGCCAACAGTTTATCAAGTTGCGTAA
- a CDS encoding SMC family ATPase, with the protein MIPVQLTLKNFLSYRDATLDFRGLHTACICGANGAGKSSLLEAITWAIWGESRANSEDDVVHTGEKEVRVDFVFRTSQQQTYRVIRTRARGGSSVLEFQIETPNGFRSLTGKGMRATQDVILQHIKLDYDTFINSAYLRQGRADEFMLKRPSERKEILAELLKLNQYDDLEERAKDLSRQFKAKAEELERSLESMKIQLQQRDAIATQRVTLENELNQLQQVQAFENIKLQSLQVVQHQRQNWEEQLNFVRQQYQNLTQDCDRLEQERGAVGSQLATLEELLAQEAQIKAGYSHYQNLQSQEEATSAKFAEYTRAQTTRQQKQQQLNKQINEIERQLQQAQAQLEALRQQEAEIQQTLNKSGEVEAALSQLAAARQRLAQLDELQLQVSPLLQQRATLQNQILRVQAGLVARLEQLEATQNQLQSQQRRQPQLRQAVMEVAMQIEELEKKRVYLQRVQEKGQERRNFIERLQAHQRDYERLLGELEQKIQMLQTPNAICPLCERSLDEHHWNRVVDKTKSEYKDTEGQLWVVREQMAVSDREIQVLRQEYRDISQQLSPYDTLREQRGQLAAKLQATTDVEQQLQDIAAQKQQLERSLQLGEYAPDKQAELQELENYLQQLNYHEQDHALARSEVERWRWAEIKQGQIKDALKRQTQIEARKPELQAQIAQLQTKIKQEAIDSECAKEIAALDRYVAELGYDTEQHNNLRLAVRKAQAWQLRHQQLQAAQQQYPQLKTRAQELEVALQARWAERQRLKGQIESIVSQLEETANPLEQIQALEQQLTTRRRQLDEQISQLGRLEQMAHQLEMLQTQYEQQQQQQQQAKEQYRVYQELALAFGKNGIQTLMIENVLPQLEAETNQLLSRLSANQLHVQFITQKAGRNGKATKKNSKLIDTLDILIADARGTRAYETYSGGEAFRINFAIRLALAKLLAQRAGAALQMLIVDEGFGTQDAEGCDRLIAAINAIAPDFACILTVTHMPHLKEAFQARIEVNKSQQGSQLRLMV; encoded by the coding sequence ATGATCCCTGTTCAACTGACTCTGAAAAATTTCCTCAGTTACCGTGATGCAACTTTAGATTTTCGCGGCTTGCATACGGCTTGTATTTGTGGAGCGAATGGCGCTGGAAAATCTTCTTTGTTGGAAGCTATCACCTGGGCAATTTGGGGCGAAAGCAGAGCCAATTCTGAAGATGATGTTGTTCACACCGGTGAAAAAGAAGTTCGAGTAGATTTCGTTTTTAGAACCAGCCAACAGCAAACTTATCGAGTGATTCGTACGCGCGCTCGTGGTGGTAGTAGTGTTTTGGAATTTCAAATCGAAACCCCAAATGGGTTTCGCTCACTCACTGGCAAAGGAATGAGGGCAACTCAAGATGTGATTTTGCAGCATATTAAACTAGATTACGATACTTTTATTAACTCTGCCTACCTGCGTCAAGGTCGGGCAGACGAATTCATGCTCAAGCGTCCGAGCGAACGCAAAGAAATATTAGCGGAATTATTAAAACTTAATCAATATGATGACTTAGAAGAACGGGCAAAAGATTTATCGCGTCAGTTTAAAGCTAAAGCCGAAGAGTTAGAACGCTCGTTGGAGTCGATGAAAATTCAACTGCAACAACGAGATGCGATCGCAACTCAAAGAGTCACCTTAGAAAACGAACTCAACCAACTCCAACAAGTACAAGCTTTTGAGAATATCAAACTCCAAAGTTTGCAAGTTGTCCAGCACCAACGGCAAAACTGGGAAGAGCAACTGAATTTTGTCAGACAGCAATATCAAAATTTAACTCAAGATTGTGATCGCCTAGAGCAAGAACGGGGAGCAGTTGGCAGTCAGCTAGCCACATTAGAAGAATTATTAGCTCAAGAAGCACAGATCAAAGCCGGATACAGCCACTACCAAAATTTGCAATCTCAAGAAGAAGCCACAAGCGCCAAATTTGCAGAATACACCCGCGCTCAAACCACCCGTCAGCAAAAGCAACAACAGCTTAACAAACAAATTAACGAAATAGAACGACAACTGCAACAAGCACAAGCGCAATTAGAAGCATTACGTCAGCAAGAAGCAGAAATTCAACAAACTCTCAACAAATCAGGTGAAGTAGAAGCAGCTTTGTCTCAATTAGCAGCAGCACGTCAGCGTCTAGCTCAATTAGATGAACTGCAATTACAAGTGTCTCCCTTGCTGCAACAACGAGCAACTTTACAAAATCAAATCCTGCGGGTGCAAGCAGGGTTAGTAGCGCGATTAGAACAACTAGAAGCCACACAAAACCAATTACAATCGCAGCAGCGACGCCAACCGCAACTGCGACAAGCAGTGATGGAAGTAGCAATGCAGATTGAAGAGTTAGAGAAAAAGCGGGTATATCTGCAACGAGTTCAAGAAAAAGGACAGGAACGGCGTAACTTTATTGAACGGCTACAAGCTCATCAACGCGATTATGAAAGATTGCTAGGAGAACTAGAGCAAAAAATCCAAATGCTGCAAACTCCCAATGCCATTTGTCCTTTATGCGAACGGTCTTTGGATGAGCATCACTGGAATCGAGTTGTAGACAAAACTAAATCTGAGTATAAAGATACAGAAGGACAATTGTGGGTAGTCCGAGAACAAATGGCTGTCTCAGACAGAGAAATTCAGGTACTAAGGCAAGAATACCGCGATATATCTCAGCAATTATCTCCCTACGACACATTGCGAGAACAAAGAGGACAACTCGCAGCCAAGTTACAGGCGACAACCGATGTTGAACAACAATTACAAGATATCGCCGCCCAAAAACAACAACTAGAGCGATCGCTGCAACTAGGTGAATACGCACCCGACAAACAAGCCGAACTTCAAGAGTTAGAAAATTATCTGCAACAACTCAACTATCATGAACAAGACCATGCCCTCGCTCGCAGCGAAGTAGAACGCTGGCGTTGGGCAGAAATTAAACAAGGACAAATTAAAGACGCACTCAAGCGACAAACTCAAATAGAAGCAAGAAAACCAGAACTTCAGGCACAAATTGCTCAGTTGCAAACAAAAATTAAACAAGAGGCGATTGATTCTGAATGCGCTAAAGAAATCGCCGCCTTAGATCGCTACGTTGCTGAACTTGGCTACGACACTGAACAGCACAACAACCTCCGCCTAGCTGTACGCAAAGCCCAAGCCTGGCAATTACGCCACCAGCAACTACAGGCTGCACAACAGCAGTATCCGCAATTAAAAACAAGAGCGCAAGAATTAGAGGTAGCTTTACAGGCAAGATGGGCAGAACGGCAAAGACTAAAAGGCCAAATTGAAAGTATTGTCAGTCAACTTGAAGAAACAGCCAATCCTCTAGAGCAAATTCAAGCCTTAGAGCAACAACTCACAACTCGCCGCCGCCAACTCGACGAACAAATTAGCCAGTTGGGGCGCTTGGAACAGATGGCGCATCAACTAGAAATGCTGCAAACTCAATACGAGCAACAGCAGCAACAACAGCAACAAGCCAAAGAACAATACCGTGTTTACCAGGAATTAGCCCTAGCATTTGGTAAAAATGGTATCCAAACCCTGATGATTGAAAACGTCTTGCCGCAACTAGAAGCAGAGACAAATCAACTACTTTCCCGCCTCAGCGCCAATCAGTTACATGTACAATTTATTACACAAAAAGCAGGACGTAACGGTAAAGCAACCAAGAAAAATAGCAAGTTAATTGATACTTTAGATATTTTGATTGCCGATGCTAGAGGAACGAGAGCCTATGAAACTTACTCTGGTGGAGAAGCGTTTAGAATTAACTTCGCGATTCGTTTAGCTTTGGCAAAATTACTTGCACAACGTGCTGGGGCGGCTTTGCAAATGCTGATTGTCGATGAAGGCTTTGGTACACAGGATGCAGAAGGATGCGATCGCCTGATAGCAGCAATTAATGCGATCGCCCCAGATTTTGCTTGTATTCTCACAGTGACACATATGCCTCACCTCAAGGAAGCCTTTCAAGCCCGGATTGAAGTGAATAAAAGTCAGCAAGGTTCGCAGTTGCGTTTGATGGTTTAA